The following are encoded together in the Planococcus antarcticus DSM 14505 genome:
- a CDS encoding small multi-drug export protein, which produces MIYEYFLVFLGAAIPWFEIALVIPLGIVWGLSPLWVIVVAFVGNMLTVLALIVGFDRFQIWYNKRQEEKGKTVSKKSERAKRIWNKYGLPGLALLGPILIGTHIAAFIGMTLGATKKNTTVWLTISIALWSLAFGVLTALGFDFFTA; this is translated from the coding sequence ATGATCTATGAATACTTTTTAGTTTTTCTGGGAGCTGCCATTCCGTGGTTCGAAATTGCATTAGTGATTCCGCTTGGCATTGTTTGGGGCTTGTCACCGTTGTGGGTGATCGTAGTGGCTTTCGTTGGCAATATGCTGACTGTGCTTGCACTGATTGTCGGTTTTGACCGTTTCCAAATCTGGTACAACAAACGCCAAGAAGAGAAAGGCAAAACTGTTTCGAAAAAAAGCGAACGTGCCAAACGGATCTGGAATAAATACGGCTTGCCTGGACTTGCATTACTAGGACCGATTTTAATTGGAACGCATATCGCTGCCTTTATTGGAATGACGCTAGGGGCAACGAAAAAAAATACGACCGTTTGGCTGACCATCAGCATCGCTTTATGGTCACTTGCGTTCGGTGTGTTGACGGCGCTGGGCTTTGATTTTTTTACAGCTTAA
- a CDS encoding dUTP diphosphatase — translation MKLQELFKMQAELDRFIQSNQEITEDVFRKKGLALLVELAELANETRCFKFWSTKGPSERSVILEEYVDSIHFLLSLGIEKDLNTLEVWPDPVVGKGMTELFLSTQKAIQEFLENYSMSNFMEIWSCYGGLATALEFSYDEVLEAYIQKNKTNYDRQHDGY, via the coding sequence ATGAAATTGCAGGAATTGTTCAAAATGCAGGCAGAACTGGATCGTTTTATCCAATCTAATCAGGAAATTACTGAAGATGTTTTCCGCAAAAAAGGATTGGCTCTATTAGTGGAGTTGGCAGAACTAGCAAATGAAACACGTTGTTTCAAGTTTTGGAGCACGAAAGGCCCATCGGAACGATCTGTTATTCTGGAAGAGTATGTCGACTCTATTCACTTCCTATTGTCGCTCGGTATTGAGAAAGATTTGAATACGCTAGAAGTTTGGCCAGATCCCGTTGTAGGAAAAGGCATGACAGAGCTATTTCTGTCGACGCAAAAAGCCATACAGGAATTTCTTGAGAACTATTCGATGTCCAACTTCATGGAGATTTGGAGTTGCTACGGCGGGTTGGCTACAGCATTGGAATTCAGTTATGATGAAGTGCTTGAAGCCTATATCCAAAAGAATAAAACCAATTATGACCGCCAGCACGATGGGTATTGA
- a CDS encoding TrmH family RNA methyltransferase, whose amino-acid sequence MKRIESNQNSLVKHWKKLGTTRKERDKFVEFLVEGFHLTEEALRKKELVKSLIVREGVDIPADWDIEGVPHYSVTAGVAKEISETEHTQGIFAHCAQPEFTEDEQKTWTKLLLIDAVQDPGNIGTMIRTASASGIDAVILGKGCADPYNPKTIRSAQGSHFQIPVVKGELIEWTEQAKANDIQIFGTALQDSTPVHEAKTHEQFALIVGNEGSGVDPVLLQQTDQNLMVPLYGSAESLNVAVATGILLYSLVPKN is encoded by the coding sequence ATGAAAAGAATTGAATCCAATCAAAACTCGCTCGTCAAGCATTGGAAAAAGCTTGGAACGACACGAAAAGAACGCGATAAATTTGTCGAATTCCTAGTGGAAGGCTTTCATTTGACGGAAGAGGCCTTACGTAAAAAAGAACTCGTCAAATCATTGATCGTCCGCGAAGGCGTAGATATTCCGGCAGACTGGGATATTGAAGGCGTTCCTCATTATTCTGTTACTGCAGGAGTGGCAAAAGAAATTTCGGAAACGGAACACACGCAAGGGATTTTTGCGCATTGTGCACAACCGGAGTTTACGGAAGATGAGCAAAAAACATGGACTAAGCTATTGCTGATCGACGCTGTTCAAGATCCTGGCAACATCGGGACGATGATTCGTACAGCATCCGCAAGCGGCATCGATGCGGTTATTTTGGGCAAAGGCTGTGCGGATCCATACAATCCGAAAACCATCCGATCGGCTCAAGGCTCGCATTTCCAGATTCCAGTTGTTAAAGGGGAATTGATCGAATGGACCGAGCAGGCTAAAGCAAATGACATCCAAATCTTCGGCACGGCACTTCAAGATTCAACTCCAGTTCATGAAGCAAAGACACATGAACAATTTGCTTTGATTGTCGGCAATGAAGGCAGCGGCGTTGACCCTGTACTGCTGCAGCAAACAGATCAGAATTTGATGGTCCCGCTTTATGGCAGTGCAGAATCACTGAATGTCGCAGTCGCTACGGGCATTCTTTTGTATAGCCTCGTTCCGAAAAACTAA
- the infC gene encoding translation initiation factor IF-3 has translation MNVNEGIRARELRVIDQNGEQLGIKTRNEALEIAARVNLDLVLVAPQAKPPVARIMDHGKFKFEQQKKDREIRKNQKVIVVKEVRLSPSIDDHDFNTKLRNAIKFLEKGDKVKASIRFKGRAITHKEIGQRVLERFAEACKEVATVEQRPKMDGRSMFLMLAPVNEKE, from the coding sequence ATTAATGTAAATGAAGGTATTCGTGCACGTGAGTTGCGAGTTATTGATCAAAACGGTGAACAACTTGGCATCAAAACACGTAACGAAGCACTTGAAATTGCAGCTCGTGTCAACTTGGATCTTGTTCTTGTGGCTCCTCAAGCTAAGCCGCCGGTTGCTCGTATCATGGACCACGGTAAGTTCAAGTTTGAGCAACAGAAGAAAGATCGTGAAATCCGTAAAAATCAGAAAGTGATTGTCGTCAAAGAAGTACGTTTAAGCCCTTCAATTGACGATCACGATTTCAACACGAAACTTCGCAATGCAATCAAGTTCCTTGAAAAAGGCGACAAAGTGAAAGCTTCTATTCGTTTCAAAGGCCGTGCGATTACGCATAAAGAAATCGGACAACGTGTTCTTGAACGTTTCGCAGAAGCGTGCAAAGAAGTTGCTACGGTTGAACAACGCCCTAAAATGGATGGCCGCAGCATGTTCTTGATGCTCGCACCAGTCAACGAAAAAGAATAA
- a CDS encoding helix-turn-helix transcriptional regulator has protein sequence MLKNRVKELRARYGFTQSDLGKQVNVTRQTIAFIEKGEFSPSITLSLKLAKVLQTNVNELFWLEEDDGNEE, from the coding sequence ATGCTCAAGAATCGAGTGAAAGAACTAAGAGCTCGGTACGGTTTTACGCAAAGTGATCTTGGAAAACAAGTGAATGTCACACGTCAAACAATCGCTTTTATTGAAAAAGGAGAGTTTTCACCTTCAATTACATTGTCGTTAAAGCTAGCAAAGGTGCTACAAACTAACGTCAACGAACTATTTTGGTTAGAGGAGGATGATGGCAATGAAGAATGA
- a CDS encoding DUF3169 family protein: MKNDFRMKYPLWMMGFILVLGMFLFGVSSPVTDIVNTETEQSMSVEYGLIAGFVIIGSLLLYFLMLIIFYVQLRRHNEKNPTQKISPFAVRPPEYLEQDEGMTHITRKASQKVYSFMIWSLPMLAVFAMFSPLSRIYTVLAILLVAFIQYVIYYLEIRKHFKEEKE; this comes from the coding sequence ATGAAGAATGATTTTCGTATGAAATATCCGTTGTGGATGATGGGGTTTATATTAGTACTGGGGATGTTCTTATTCGGAGTTAGTTCACCAGTAACAGATATTGTCAACACAGAAACTGAGCAAAGCATGTCGGTTGAATATGGTCTAATCGCAGGGTTTGTTATTATCGGTTCACTCCTTCTTTACTTCCTAATGCTGATTATTTTTTATGTCCAATTGAGACGTCATAACGAAAAGAATCCAACACAAAAAATCTCGCCCTTTGCAGTCCGCCCACCAGAATACTTAGAGCAGGATGAAGGGATGACGCATATTACACGAAAAGCATCTCAAAAAGTTTACAGTTTTATGATTTGGAGTTTGCCAATGTTAGCTGTATTTGCAATGTTTTCACCGTTATCGCGTATTTACACGGTACTAGCAATTCTACTGGTCGCGTTTATCCAATACGTGATCTACTATTTGGAAATACGAAAACATTTTAAGGAGGAAAAGGAATGA
- the pheS gene encoding phenylalanine--tRNA ligase subunit alpha, whose product MEAQLQELKTQALEKIAAALTVKELNDVRVAYLGKKGPITDLLKGMGKLPAEERPKMGALVNVVREEVTTRLEGRMVILEEEAINAKLQSETIDITLPGRPVKTGNAHPLTRVVEEIEDLFISMGYEVVEGPEVEKDYYNFEALNLPKGHPARDMQDSFYITEDILLRTHTSPVQARTMEAKGGEPIKIICPGKVYRRDSDDATHSHQFTQIEGLVIGEDIRMSDLKGTLSVFAKKMFGDDREIRLRPSFFPFTEPSVEMDISCFKCGGSGCNVCKKTGWIEILGAGMVHPNVLEMAGYDSKRLTGFAFGMGPERIAMLKYGVEDIRHFYTNDVRFLAQFQRTEL is encoded by the coding sequence ATGGAAGCACAATTACAGGAATTGAAAACACAAGCTCTTGAAAAAATTGCCGCAGCGTTGACCGTTAAAGAACTAAACGACGTTCGTGTCGCTTATTTAGGTAAAAAAGGACCCATTACAGATTTATTGAAAGGCATGGGGAAACTCCCGGCTGAAGAACGTCCGAAAATGGGAGCATTGGTCAACGTAGTACGCGAAGAAGTAACAACGCGACTCGAAGGCCGTATGGTCATCTTAGAAGAAGAAGCGATCAATGCGAAGCTGCAAAGCGAGACAATTGACATCACGTTGCCGGGACGTCCTGTCAAAACAGGCAATGCGCACCCATTAACACGTGTTGTAGAAGAAATCGAAGACTTGTTCATTTCGATGGGTTACGAAGTAGTAGAAGGCCCGGAAGTAGAAAAGGATTATTATAATTTTGAAGCGTTGAACTTGCCGAAAGGTCATCCAGCTCGCGATATGCAAGATTCCTTCTATATAACAGAAGACATTTTGCTGCGCACTCATACTTCACCGGTTCAAGCGCGGACAATGGAAGCAAAAGGCGGCGAGCCGATTAAAATTATTTGTCCCGGTAAAGTGTATCGCCGGGATAGTGACGACGCGACACATTCGCATCAATTTACGCAAATTGAAGGATTGGTTATCGGAGAAGACATTCGCATGAGTGACTTAAAGGGGACACTTTCTGTATTTGCTAAGAAAATGTTCGGGGATGACCGTGAAATTCGCCTTCGTCCAAGTTTTTTCCCGTTTACGGAACCGTCTGTGGAAATGGACATTTCGTGCTTTAAATGCGGCGGCAGCGGGTGCAATGTCTGCAAAAAAACAGGCTGGATTGAAATTCTAGGCGCTGGAATGGTGCATCCGAATGTTCTTGAAATGGCCGGTTATGACTCGAAACGCTTGACTGGATTCGCTTTCGGTATGGGTCCTGAACGGATCGCCATGTTAAAATACGGCGTCGAAGATATCCGTCATTTTTATACAAATGATGTCCGCTTTTTAGCTCAATTCCAACGTACAGAACTTTAA
- a CDS encoding M42 family metallopeptidase yields MTKLDETQLMLKELTDANGIPGNERQSREVMKKYIAPFADSIETDGLGSLIARKEGLADGPKIMVAGHLDEVGFMISQIDDKGFLKFQTVGGWWSQVMLAQRVTITTRSGKEITGVIGSKPPHILSPEARKKPVEIKDMFIDIGASSPEEVKEWGVTPGDMVTPYFEFTVMNNEKLLMAKAWDNRIGCAIAIDVLKGLKGVDHPNVVYGVGTVQEEIGLRGAKTATAQIQPDIGFAVDVGIAGDTPGVTSKESNSKMGEGPQLLLFDASMISHRGLRELVVDTAEEAGIPYQFETIAGGGTDAGSIHLTANGVPALAIGVATRYIHSHAGILHRDDYENAVKLIIEVIKKLDKDTVARITFE; encoded by the coding sequence ATGACTAAGTTGGATGAAACACAATTAATGTTAAAAGAATTGACGGACGCTAATGGCATTCCAGGAAATGAGCGCCAATCGCGTGAAGTCATGAAAAAATACATAGCACCATTTGCCGACTCGATTGAAACAGACGGTCTGGGTAGCTTAATCGCGCGAAAAGAAGGACTGGCTGACGGACCTAAAATTATGGTAGCAGGCCATTTGGATGAAGTCGGATTCATGATTTCCCAAATCGACGATAAAGGATTTTTGAAATTCCAAACGGTAGGCGGCTGGTGGTCACAGGTGATGCTGGCGCAGCGTGTGACGATTACTACACGCAGCGGCAAAGAAATCACAGGCGTGATTGGCTCAAAGCCACCACATATTTTATCACCCGAAGCACGCAAAAAGCCCGTTGAAATCAAAGATATGTTTATCGATATTGGTGCCTCGTCGCCTGAAGAAGTAAAAGAATGGGGAGTCACTCCAGGTGACATGGTCACACCATATTTTGAATTTACCGTGATGAACAATGAAAAATTGCTGATGGCGAAAGCCTGGGATAACCGAATCGGCTGTGCCATTGCAATTGACGTCTTGAAAGGATTGAAAGGCGTTGACCATCCGAATGTTGTTTATGGAGTCGGAACAGTTCAAGAAGAAATTGGACTGCGCGGCGCGAAAACAGCGACCGCTCAAATCCAACCTGATATCGGATTCGCAGTGGACGTTGGAATTGCCGGCGATACACCAGGAGTCACCAGCAAGGAATCCAACAGCAAAATGGGTGAAGGTCCGCAATTGCTATTGTTCGACGCATCGATGATTTCTCATCGCGGCTTGCGCGAACTGGTAGTGGATACTGCTGAAGAAGCAGGCATTCCGTACCAATTTGAAACCATTGCTGGCGGAGGAACAGATGCTGGATCTATCCACTTGACGGCAAATGGCGTTCCTGCCCTTGCTATCGGAGTAGCAACGCGCTATATCCATTCGCACGCGGGCATTTTGCACCGTGACGATTACGAAAATGCAGTAAAATTAATCATCGAAGTGATCAAAAAATTGGACAAAGATACAGTAGCCCGCATCACATTCGAATAA
- a CDS encoding IS3 family transposase: MQEHRNEYDVLMMCNLLGVSRGGYYKWRTQLVVDTRTERQILREELLQKIAQSYHESYGTYGSPRILEDLKAQGYSICERTVGRYMKELGLCALPVKQFVTTTDSNHHQFVYPNLLERRFNVDKPNTVWVSDITYIWTLEGWLYLASVMDLFSRKIIGWSLDVTMKTELPLGALQEALLLRNPTGEPIHHSDRGSQYCSDEYIKCLKKAEFQISMSRKGDPYDNACIESFHATIKKELIYRHRFRTREDARKAIGHYIDDFYNLRRRHSTLGYLSPENYEKKYASLISERLVS, from the coding sequence ATCCAGGAGCATCGGAACGAATACGACGTGTTGATGATGTGTAATTTACTTGGCGTATCCAGAGGCGGCTACTATAAATGGCGGACTCAGCTGGTCGTAGATACTCGGACTGAACGGCAGATTCTGCGGGAAGAACTTCTCCAAAAAATTGCTCAATCGTATCATGAGAGCTATGGCACCTATGGTAGCCCGCGCATTCTTGAAGATCTCAAGGCGCAGGGATATTCCATATGCGAACGAACCGTGGGTCGTTACATGAAAGAGCTAGGACTCTGTGCATTGCCAGTAAAACAATTCGTGACAACGACGGATTCCAACCATCACCAATTCGTTTACCCAAATCTTCTCGAGCGCCGTTTTAATGTCGACAAGCCCAATACGGTCTGGGTATCCGATATCACGTATATCTGGACGCTAGAGGGATGGTTGTATCTGGCGAGTGTAATGGATCTATTCTCGCGCAAGATTATCGGGTGGAGTCTGGATGTCACGATGAAGACCGAACTGCCACTTGGGGCGCTGCAAGAGGCGCTGCTCTTGCGAAATCCCACTGGTGAGCCAATCCATCACTCTGACCGCGGCTCTCAATACTGTTCCGATGAGTACATTAAGTGCTTGAAAAAAGCCGAATTCCAAATCAGCATGAGCCGCAAGGGAGATCCGTACGATAACGCCTGCATCGAATCGTTTCACGCCACCATTAAGAAAGAGCTGATTTACCGCCACCGGTTCCGAACACGGGAAGACGCTCGAAAGGCAATCGGCCATTACATCGATGACTTCTATAATTTGCGTAGACGGCACTCCACACTCGGTTATTTGTCACCCGAAAACTATGAAAAAAAATACGCATCCCTGATATCAGAACGATTGGTTTCGTGA
- the rpmI gene encoding 50S ribosomal protein L35, whose product MPKMKSHSGASKRFKKTGTGKVRRNSSHTSHLFANKSTKQKRKLRKGKLVSSGDLKRIKSLIYNMK is encoded by the coding sequence ATGCCGAAAATGAAAAGCCATAGCGGTGCGTCAAAACGTTTCAAAAAAACGGGTACTGGTAAAGTAAGACGTAACAGCTCACACACTAGCCACTTATTTGCAAACAAATCAACTAAGCAAAAGCGTAAACTTCGCAAAGGGAAACTTGTTTCTTCAGGCGACTTGAAGCGCATCAAATCACTAATCTATAACATGAAATAA
- a CDS encoding DUF1294 domain-containing protein, translating to MFLIIFGYFAILTVMAFVMMKVDKHQAQHRGQRIPEKNLWTVAIFGGGIGAYLGMMAFRHKTKHTNFRIGFLVLAMLDFAFLIWSFQNYFNG from the coding sequence ATGTTTTTGATTATCTTTGGTTATTTTGCAATTCTGACCGTAATGGCTTTTGTTATGATGAAAGTCGACAAACACCAGGCGCAGCATCGTGGACAGCGGATTCCTGAAAAGAACCTGTGGACAGTGGCGATTTTTGGCGGTGGCATTGGCGCTTATCTTGGCATGATGGCATTCCGCCACAAAACAAAACATACCAATTTCCGAATTGGCTTCCTAGTATTAGCGATGCTCGATTTTGCTTTTCTTATTTGGAGCTTCCAAAATTACTTTAATGGATGA
- the rplT gene encoding 50S ribosomal protein L20, translating to MPRVKGGTVTRQRRKKVIKLAKGYYGAKHILFKVANQQVMKSGNYAYRDRRNKKRDFRRLWITRINAAARMNEISYSRLMHGLKVAGIDINRKMLAEIAVSDAAAFTALVDQAKKAVTK from the coding sequence ATGCCACGCGTAAAAGGTGGAACAGTGACGCGCCAGCGTCGTAAAAAGGTCATTAAATTAGCAAAAGGTTATTATGGTGCAAAGCACATCCTTTTCAAAGTAGCAAATCAACAGGTGATGAAGTCAGGTAACTATGCTTACCGTGACCGCCGCAACAAAAAACGTGATTTCCGTAGACTTTGGATCACACGTATCAACGCAGCAGCTCGTATGAACGAAATTTCATACAGCCGTCTTATGCACGGATTAAAAGTTGCAGGCATCGACATCAACCGCAAAATGCTAGCTGAAATCGCTGTATCTGATGCAGCTGCATTCACAGCATTGGTTGACCAAGCAAAAAAGGCAGTAACTAAGTAA
- a CDS encoding nuclease-related domain-containing protein — protein sequence MSKKEIVLLSQTDLLERLLYRLPEIHPKRPFLQIELYRTAAGKRGEDRLERKLIEFSPEENYRFLRNVCLSPDDWKVQMDVLLLTERGVIFIESKNSSGQLYFDNQTSEFSRTDLEGARTVMENPASQLNKNIRFLTKFFKQHKINLPIEGLVVFTSKHCEFMTNPKNIHVCKTYQLIDYLFHILQDFPEKNTRPNLSEIDKLFQKAQTPYIRFPLCQLYAIEPNELRVGIFCYNCKNHRVIRKYKYGWMCELCETIDPLALENTIREYFSLVHKRLSNKKLRQFCNLESPYVVSRLLTTFDFEIEGDLRNRTYQLKNKG from the coding sequence ATGAGCAAAAAAGAAATCGTTTTGCTGTCACAAACTGATTTGTTAGAAAGGTTGTTGTACCGGTTACCTGAGATTCATCCAAAACGCCCATTCCTTCAAATCGAGTTGTATCGAACCGCTGCTGGAAAGCGAGGAGAAGACAGGCTCGAACGGAAATTGATTGAATTTAGTCCGGAAGAAAATTATCGTTTTTTGCGGAATGTTTGCTTGTCACCGGATGATTGGAAAGTGCAAATGGACGTCTTATTGCTAACAGAACGTGGAGTCATTTTCATTGAATCAAAAAATAGTAGTGGTCAGCTTTATTTTGATAATCAAACAAGCGAATTCTCAAGAACTGATTTAGAAGGCGCACGAACTGTAATGGAAAACCCTGCAAGTCAATTAAACAAAAACATTCGCTTTTTAACAAAATTCTTTAAACAGCATAAAATCAATTTACCGATCGAGGGTCTAGTTGTATTTACGTCAAAACATTGTGAGTTTATGACCAACCCGAAAAATATCCATGTTTGTAAAACCTACCAACTGATCGATTACTTATTCCATATACTTCAGGACTTCCCCGAAAAGAACACCCGCCCCAATTTATCGGAAATCGATAAACTTTTTCAAAAAGCTCAAACTCCTTATATAAGATTTCCTCTATGCCAGTTATACGCCATTGAACCGAACGAGTTGCGAGTGGGAATTTTTTGTTATAACTGCAAAAACCATCGTGTGATACGAAAGTATAAATACGGTTGGATGTGCGAGTTGTGTGAAACGATAGATCCACTCGCGCTCGAAAATACTATTCGAGAATATTTTTCACTCGTCCACAAGCGGCTGAGTAATAAGAAACTTCGACAATTTTGCAATCTCGAATCACCGTATGTTGTGTCTCGCTTGTTAACGACTTTCGATTTTGAAATTGAAGGCGACTTGCGCAATCGGACCTATCAATTGAAGAATAAAGGCTAG
- a CDS encoding transposase has product MGKHKTTEYKEYIAKLHIKEGRKATDLAYEVGVSATTVRQWAREYREKQERLANPTGEPLVTFSEMEKKLRDTENRLKERDDEVEILKKAMHVFMKSRT; this is encoded by the coding sequence ATGGGTAAACACAAAACGACCGAATACAAGGAATATATCGCCAAGCTCCATATCAAAGAAGGACGGAAAGCCACGGACCTGGCTTATGAAGTCGGCGTGAGTGCCACAACGGTGCGGCAATGGGCAAGAGAGTATCGGGAAAAGCAAGAGCGTTTAGCGAATCCAACGGGTGAGCCGCTGGTCACCTTCTCAGAGATGGAGAAGAAGCTGCGGGATACAGAAAACCGGCTGAAAGAGCGTGACGATGAAGTAGAAATCTTAAAAAAGGCCATGCATGTCTTCATGAAAAGCCGCACGTAA